The Podospora pseudocomata strain CBS 415.72m chromosome 3, whole genome shotgun sequence genome window below encodes:
- a CDS encoding hypothetical protein (COG:S; EggNog:ENOG503NZ9S): MAATPSSNSASSAHDSHDFPPLTRDLAFPKSDIRVHLKDHYNTKVYTSGSPVKGEVTIVTKRDVHFDSIQIVLIGNTKASFDGMSFPQEITHTFLKMVMPVPESTYPLPKVLETGGTYTIPFNFVIPSQLTINACNHKRLSDQLQDHHVLLPPSMGGGWEKDDMAPRMTRVEYSIKARVLRETVSSTGPRPENTAIKKTRIMEGTRNIQVLPSTPEEPPLNITPKDRLYSMTKSKTLRKSFILSTKLGKITAVAHQPSAAVISSDGNSLVSRPTMRVSLTFDPENPSHIASPPQITGVSGKVTAHTFFSSGTISDFPNLGEQWNTPYVTDRRGQFFTSVSLPPISAVPEVSWTQKMRNQRRDSGYGTESSSSPVVGKDKQKSPVYLTSTVDIPISLPTDKKTFVPTFHGCIASRVYTLSLSLNMAMALEKSKKRSSGGTRVNLTVPLQVAVEQPGAAVAGGLGQELPSFEEAQADEHLRPRVIQVMSEELREEVQRGRDSWMGGGGGGVSSQNTGSSSSNASSGTDGLPGYGDGVVAGQDNEQGQEQEEDRLPGYGEVGGSGRWRRVVVEAPC; encoded by the coding sequence ATGGCGGCTACACCTTCATCCAACTCGGCCTCGAGTGCCCATGACTCGCATGACTTCCCACCACTTACTAGGGACCTGGCCTTTCCCAAATCTGACATCCGAGTCCACCTAAAGGACCACTACAACACCAAAGTCTATACATCTGGATCGCCTGTGAAGGGCGAGGTTACGATTGTTACCAAGCGAGATGTCCACTTCGACTCGATTCAGATTGTTCTCATTGGCAACACCAAGGCCAGCTTTGACGGCATGAGCTTCCCCCAGGAGATCACACACACCTTCCTCAAGATGGTCATGCCAGTCCCCGAGTCGACATACCCCCTGCCCAAGGTGTTGGAGACGGGCGGGACCTACACCATTCCCTTCAACTTTGTTATTCCTAGCCAGctcaccatcaacgcctGTAACCACAAGCGGCTATCAGATCAGCTCCAGGATCACCACGTTTTGCTCCCACCCAGCATGGGCGGTGGCTGGGAGAAGGACGACATGGCGCCTCGCATGACCCGTGTGGAATACAGCATCAAAGCTCGCGTCCTGAGGGAAACCGTCTCCTCCACAGGCCCGCGACCGGAGaacaccgccatcaagaagacgaGAATCATGGAGGGTACACGCAACATCCAGGTCTTGCCATCAACCCCCGAGGAACCACCCCTGAACATCACCCCCAAGGACAGACTATACAGCATGACCAAGTCCAAAACTTTGCGCAAGAGCTTCATCCTCTCGACGAAGCTGGGCAAGATCACCGCCGTAGCCCACCaaccatcagcagcagtcaTTTCGTCGGACGGGAACAGTCTCGTCTCCCGACCAACAATGAGAGTCAGCCTGACCTTTGACCCCGAAAACCCCTCCCACATTGCCTCCCCGCCTCAGATAACGGGTGTGTCAGGGAAAGTCACGGCTCACACGTTCTTTTCGTCGGGCACGATTTCTGATTTTCCTAATCTAGGAGAGCAGTGGAACACGCCCTACGTCACGGACCGGAGAGGGCAGTTCTTCACCTCTGTCTCTTTGCCCCCCATTTCTGCTGTTCCCGAAGTGAGCTGGACGCAGAAAATGAGGAATCAGCGGAGGGATAGCGGGTACGGGACCGagtcgtcttcttcccctgTGGTGGGCAAAGACAAGCAGAAGAGTCCGGTGTATCTCACGTCCACGGTGGACATCCCCATCAGTTTACCGACGGACAAGAAGACTTTTGTGCCGACTTTTCACGGGTGTATCGCTTCGAGGGTGTACACGTTGTCTTTGTCGCTGAACATGGCGATGgcgttggagaagagcaagaagaggagcagTGGGGGGACGAGGGTGAACTTGACGGTGCCGCTGCAGGTGGCTGTTGAGCAGCCTGGGGCGGCGGTtgctgggggtttggggCAAGAGCTGCCGAGTTTTGAGGAGGCGCAGGCGGATGAGCACTTGAGGCCGAGGGTGATTCAGGTTATGAGtgaggagttgagggaggaggtgcagagggggagggatagttggatgggtggtggtggtggtggggtgtcGAGTCAGAATACTGGGAGTTCCTCCTCGAATGCTTCTTCTGGGACGGATGGACTGCCTGGTTatggggatggtgttgttgccggGCAGGATAACGAGCAGGGTCaggagcaggaagaggaCAGGCTACCTGGTtatggggaggttggcgggtcggggagatggaggagggttgttgttgaggcgCCGTGCTAG
- a CDS encoding hypothetical protein (EggNog:ENOG503NW1M; COG:P), whose protein sequence is MGLRILRSRALLVLCAVALVLFAGSAWGHAGGKCGAGGHGRRMVVPRTAEEVADVSILSLGEVGEELQKCEIVQKLSNLKKADADAAPSSLTTKIFGYLFPGSPAVNALLATLYISGPPNFLLALCPTDINPDSLQVMVAFAVGGLLGDTLFHLLPEIFVGEGEEDRARFVMVEPNRNLLLGVGILVGFMVFVGMDKGLRIATGGEGHSHDHSHGHKHGEDDTKGVSSAVEEEEEKKKKKGELKRRKGGKDDEEGEKEEEEKKEVNPSVKLGGLLNMIADFTHNITDGLAMSASFYASPTIGATTTVAVFFHEIPHEVGDFALLVQSGFTKKQAMGAQFVTAIGALLGTLIGIAIQEFGGNGASGADAVAMGMKEGLWGTSLTWGDMLLPFTAGTFLYVGTVAVIPELLETGKNKAVELRKMLVQFAAIAAGAGIMLYISWHD, encoded by the exons atggGGTTGCGGATATTGAGGAGCCGCGCGCTTCTTGTGCTGTGTGCTGTTGCGCTGGTGCTGTTTGCAGGATCTGCTTGGGGGCATGCTGGGGGGAAGTGTGGCGCTGGAGGGCATGGAAGGCGGATGGTGGTTCCGAggacggcggaggaggtggccgaTGTGTCGATATTgagtttgggggaggttggggaggagctgcag AAATGCGAAATCGTCCAAAAGCTATCCAACCTCAAAAAggccgacgccgacgccgCCCCCTCGAGCCTGACGACCAAGATTTTCGGGTATCTGTTTCCTGGTAGTCCTGCGGTCAATGCCCTGTTGGCGACGCTGTATATTTCCGGCCCGCCGAACTTCTTGCTGGCCCTCTGCCCGACGGATATTAATCCGGATTCGCTGCAGGTGATGGTTGCGTTTGCggttggggggttgctgggggatACGCTGTTTCATTTGCTGCCTGAGATTTttgtcggggagggggaggaggacaggGCGAGGTTTGTGATGGTGGAGCCGAACAGGAACTTGCTGCTCGGGGTGGGGATCTTGGTTGGGTTTATGGTCTTTGTGGGGATGGACAAGGGGTTGAGGATTGCTACGGGGGGCGAGGGGCATTCGCATGATCATTCGCATGGGCATAAgcatggggaggatgatacTAAGGGGGTGAgttcggcggtggaggaggaggaggagaagaagaagaagaagggggagttgaagagacggaagggagggaaggatgatgaggagggggaaaaggaagaggaggagaagaaggaggttaaTCCCAGTGTCAAAttgggtgggttgttgaATATGAT TGCCGATTTTACACACAACATCACCGACGGTCTCGCCATGTCTGCCTCGTTTTACGCTTCCCCCACCATCGGTGCTACTACGACTGTTGCGGTCTTCTTCCACGAGATTCCCCACGAGGTCGGCGATTTCGCTCTGCTGGTCCAGTCTGGGTTCACGAAGAAGCAGGCCATGGGCGCGCAGTTTGTTACGGCTATTGGTGCTCTCCTCGGCACGCTCATTGGCATTGCGATCCAGGAGTTTGGAGGGAATGGAGCGAGCGGCGCTGATGCTGTGGCCATGGGCATGAAGGAAGGTCTCTGGGGCACGAGCTTGACTTGGGGAGACATGTTGCTGCCTTTCACGGCTGGAACTTTCTTGTATGTGGGCACGGTGGCGGTCATCCCCGAGTTGTTGGAGACTGGGAAGAACAAGGCGGtggagttgaggaagatgcTGGTGCAGTTTGCGGCGattgctgctggggcgggCATCATGCTTTATATCTCTTGGCATGACTAA
- a CDS encoding hypothetical protein (EggNog:ENOG503NYGC; COG:G): MRKALGLAALAASLTPVLGAVFGYNSGAQKPGGVKNQADYENEFRAAKALQGAPAGGFISVRLFTMLQDENAGNNPIEAIPAAIATNMRLLLGMWASAGSAKFDRELEALVTAVNRYGDAFVRLVDGISVGSEDLYRNSASVEEGSNPGANPQVIVGYIQKVRQRLSSTKLKAPIGHVDTWTAWVNGSNAAVVAACDWVGMDAYPYWQSTALPNNAIEQSPRLFQEALDKTRAASQGKPVWITETGHPVSGRTWGQSVASVENAKRYWNEVGCPRFGKEPIWWYKFQGDQTGAEPNFGITPAGQLTTKPLFDISCKPPGSSSPVPMPMTTGHAGAGGPPTESSSSAATSSGVGNSPASDVSSPPLSTASALPILSSAATSSGVRNSPRSGISGSTILSSAGTSTGVRNSPRSGVFSTTSTSTILLNSTVSSTSSSPATNTNGADVTTGSFGGVFAALLAVVFAV, encoded by the exons ATGCGGAAAGCTCTTGGACTGGCAGCACTCGCTGCTTCACTCACACCTGTTTTGGGTGCCGTATTTGGTTACAACTCTGGCGCACAAAAGCCAGGAGGCGTAAAGAACCAGGCCGACTACGAAAATGAGTTCCGGGCCGCCAAAGCACTTCAGGGTGCCCCTGCTGGCGGGTTTATCAGCGTTCGTCTGTTCACCATGCTT CAAGACGAAAACGCTGGAAACAACCCCATCGAAGCTATCCCCGCTGCCATCGCCACCAACATGAGATTGCTGCTCGGTATGTGGGCCTCCGCTGGGTCAGCTAAGTTTGATAGAGAACTCGAGGCTCTGGTGACCGCCGTCAACCGTTATGGGGATGCATTTGTGAGGCTTGTTGACGGCATCTCGGTGGGCAGTGAGGATTTGTACCGgaactcggcctcggtggAGGAAGGTTCAAATCCGGGTGCCAACCCTCAGGTAATTGTCGGCTACATCCAAAAGGTTCGACAACGGCTGAGCAGCACGAAGCTGAAGGCCCCCATCGGACACGTCGATACGTGGACGGCTTGGGTAAACGGCTCCAATGCAGCGGTGGTTGCTGCTTGTGACTGGGTCGGCATGGACGCTTATCCATACTGGCAATCGACGGCGCTTCCCAACAACGCTATCGAGCAGAGCCCACGCCTCTTCCAAGAAGCTTTGGACAAGACCCGAGCAGCTTCGCAAGGCAAGCCGGTATGGATCACCGAAACTGGGCATCCCGTGTCCGGTAGAACCTGGGGACAGTCTGTCGCCTCGGTCGAGAATGCCAAACGATATTGGAACGAGGTCGGCTGCCCAAGGTTCGGAAAAGAGCCCATCTGGTGGTACAAGTTCCAGGGCGACCAGACTGGTGCTGAACCCAACTTTGGCATCACTCCGGCTGGGCAGCTGACAACCAAGCCACTTTTTGATATTTCGTGCAAGCCGCCTGGCTCATC AAGCCCAGTTCCGATGCCTATGACTACAGGCCATGCTGGAGCTGGCGGACCTCCCACGGAGTCTTCTTCAAGTGCAGCTACCTCGAGCGGAGTTGGAAACAGCCCTGCAAGTGATGTCTCCAGTCCACCATTGTCCACGGCTTCTGCTTTGCCAATTCTCTCGAGTGCAGCTACCTCGAGCGGTGTCAGAAACAGTCCTAGAAGTGGTATCTCTGGTTCGACAATTCTCTCGAGCGCAGGTACCTCGACCGGCGTTAGAAACAGCCCTAGAAGTGGTGTCTTCTCGACGACCTCTACTTCGACAATTCTCTTGAATAGCACCGTGTCCTCAACGTCGTCCAGTCCCGCCACGAACACCAATGGAGCAGATGTGACGACTGGCTCTTTCggtggtgtttttgctgcCTTGCTGGCTGTGGTGTTTGCCGTTTGA
- a CDS encoding hypothetical protein (COG:S; EggNog:ENOG503NWZG): MVLYTDPPPLRPFSNDKPTLLVCWWITMFCAVIILLRVCGRLVRTERLFREDKMAALALVPLFLRMGCVHVILLFGTNNVQLDNVRLSDEGLRRREIASGLVLLSRVMYAATLWVLKNAILEFFRRLNVTWERSYELSLRFIRAVLVATFIAVVISDLTECQPFSHYWQVLPDPGGRCRQGYAQLLTMAVCNVFTDLLLIICPVPIIVRSTMSTKRKAQLVMLFSLSLAPIGVTIYRVPHIINEQGSQQSRSLYASIELLFATAAANALVLGSFVRDRGVKKRKYKYDSVAVASTIDRSSASESRRPTVLKHWGSDEDLVRDMGYAVKPELRESQPTGNENPVFTPAPIATTKLHEDMTSWQFPGTNRASAAQSDDPLISSDPVPSVRSNSTATRRVSFFDYGGLLDDVGPTSRRGSYLSSKDIPVGLTTTHPSPAVQASGNGLRRGSAALLQDLGGFLSPLTSIQPKPKPKPPSLEPIEQSTQEGSNAAPGYSMPSPEKAGPELLDPGGLLNGNGACTEDLSRGFVREL; the protein is encoded by the exons ATGGTCCTCTACACGGATCCCCCGCCGCTGCGCCCGTTCAGCAATGACAAGCCGACCCTCCTGGTGTGCTGGTGGATCACCATGTTCTGcgccgtcatcatcctcttgcGGGTGTGCGGCAGGCTCGTGCGGACGGAGAGGCTGTTCCGGGAAGATAAGATGGCAGCTCTGGCTCTGGTACCGCTGTTTCTGCGAATGGGATGCGTCCATGTCATACTGCTCTTCGGAACCAATAACGTGCAGCTGGACAATGTCAGGCTTTCGGACGAGGGGCTGCGCAGGAGGGAGATCGCAAGCGGGTTGGTCTTGCTGAGTAGGGTGATGTACGCTGCAAC ATTGTGGGTACTGAAAAACGCCATCTTGGAGTTTTTTCGGCGCCTCAATGTGACATGGGAACGGTCGTATGAGCTTTCGTTGAGGTTCATCCGTGCTGTTCTCGTTGCAACGTTCATCGCCGTTGTGATCAGTGATCTGACGGAATGTCAGCCCTTTTCACACTACTGGCAAGTCCTCCCGGATCCTGGCGGGAGATGCCGTCAGGGGTATGCGCAGCTCTTGACAATGGCCGTCTGCAACGTGTTTACAGACTTGCTGTTGATCATCTGCCCTGTGCCCATCATCGTTCGGAGCACGATGAGCACCAAGAGAAAAGCCCAGCTTGTCATgctcttctccctcagccTTGCGCCCATTGGAGTGACCATCTACCGGGTGCCACACATTATTAACGAACAGGGGAGTCAACAAAGCCGATCTCTCTACGCCTCGATCGAGCTTCTCTTTGCGACGGCTGCAGCCAACGCCCTCGTACTCGGGTCTTTTGTTCGGGACAGGGGcgtcaagaagaggaagtaCAAGTACGACTCGGTTGCAGTAGCGTCCACCATTGACCGTTCATCCGCCTCCGAGTCGCGACGGCCAACCGTTTTGAAGCATTGGGGGAGCGACGAGGATTTGGTGCGGGATATGGGATACGCCGTCAAGCCCGAGCTCCGAGAATCACAGCCCACCGGAAACGAGAACCCAGTGTTCACGCCCGCGCCTATTGCGACCACCAAGCTGCACGAAGACATGACCTCTTGGCAGTTCCCGGGTACCAACCGAGCCAGCGCAGCGCAAAGCGACGACCCATTGATTTCAAGCGACCCAGTCCCATCCGTCAGGAGTAATTCGACAGCAACCCGACGCGTGTCGTTTTTCGACTACGGCGGTCTTCTCGATGACGTAGGGCCCACGAGTCGACGAGGCAGTTATCTGTCTTCGAAGGACATTCCAGTTGGGCTAACGACAACCCACCCCTCACCGGCGGTGCAAGCAAGCGGCAACGGTCTCCGAAGAGGCTCGGCAGCCCTGCTGCAAGATCTCGGAGGATTCCTGAGTCCCCTGACCTCGATCCAAccaaagccgaagccgaaacCACCGAGTCTGGAGCCCATTGAGCAGTCGACCCAGGAGGGATCTAACGCTGCACCGGGATATTCCATGCCTTCGCCGGAGAAGGCAGGACCGGAGTTGCTGGATCCTGGGGGGTTGCTCAACGGCAACGGGGCCTGCACTGAGGACTTGAGCAGGGGCTTTGTTCGAGAACTATGA
- a CDS encoding hypothetical protein (COG:S; EggNog:ENOG503P1JS), protein MSTPFLGRLSTISTHLSSNPHLATGKMSSSAGPAPWREPFSHHLTHLRPPIFTLATLHPVPSHTSITVLPRARTCVFRGFWGTLPPNERNPAVLNPPLFRSDLLTFTTDARMSKTSDILDTAGPDSQTVSGGSSGGGGPVEAVFWVDETKTQWRVRGKAWVLGPGIDGEGEGERKVREVVGERMRRVKEWEGDDDWSWEREVEGHFGNLSPIMRGSFKGPEPGAEVDYHQGKRLGERVDDLRDEEARGNFRRDVMEGKGF, encoded by the exons AtgtccacccccttcctcggccgcctATCAACAATATCAACCCATCTTTCAAGCAACCCTCACCTCGCCACTGGTAAAATGTCATCATCCGCCGGCCCCGCCCCCTGGCGCGAgcccttctcccaccacctaACCCATTTGAGGCCCCCAATCTTCACCCTCGCAACCCTCCACCCAGtcccctcccacacctccaTCACTGTCCTCCCCCGCGCGCGAACCTGCGTCTTCCGCGGCTTCTGGGgtaccctcccccccaacgaGCGCAACCCCGCCGTTCTGAACCCGCCCCTCTTCAGGTCTGACCTCTTGACTTTCACCACTGACGCGCGCATGTCAAAGACGTCTGACATTCTTGACACCGCCGGGCCCGATTCGCAGACTGTGTCTGGCGGCTCAAGCGGTGGGGGGGGGCCAGTGGAGGCAGTGTTTTGGGTTGATGAGACAAAGACTCAGTGGAGGGTTAGAGGGAAGGCGTGGGTTCTAGGGCCGGGGAttgatggggaaggggagggtgagagGAAGGttagggaggtggtgggggagaggatgaggagggtcaaggaatgggaaggggacgaTGATTGGagctgggagagggaggtagAGGGGCATTTTGGGAATTTGAGCCCGATTATGAGGGGGAGTTTTAAGGGTCCGGAGCcgggggcggaggtggatTATCAtcaggggaagaggttgggggagagggtggatgatttgagggatgaggaggcgagggggaaTTTtagg agggatgTGATGGAAGGAAAGGGGTTCTAA
- the HRQ1 gene encoding ATP-dependent 3'-5' DNA helicase (COG:A; BUSCO:EOG09260DXP; EggNog:ENOG503NUXJ), giving the protein MPSGDGDNPQSSGALKRKRGRPPKAVAEEATPSPSPSPSSSPPPGSDLNDTKPPPPPSSSPSPPPKRKRQLKSKRSSPPEEADRPLPSYFQHLAKLHSALSLVSTFLSTHSQHLPPTLANLSKALAAKGLVPSVEDIASLKVVTPGSIRFEYVDYTSLLLEARGFEKEDLFRSSSGVASLPGEDLAEGDERGGEVLVFEFVDGGLKGRGRAREVGGGEREVVMPRYTAKQLMGVVERRGEKFKRAMQEFLRGCEEAGVDPVLRVEGERVLPERSAERERKRETTLPETIPKERKPIPEIVEELKGLGWYTGQIVPDGHRVFEAQEGVCGELEFLLSQDLVNALYNARGITGFYSHQAEAINALNAGYDVVVSTSTSSGKSLIYQLPVLHALERDPLTRAMYIFPTKALAQDQRRSLQELMGYMPTLQGMMVETFDGDTPFEMRNRIQEEARVVFTNPDMLHLAILPREEKWRSFLQNLRFVVVDELHVYNGLMGSHVAYVMRRLRRICAALGNRHELRFVSCSATVANPGGHFGTIFGIGEGKVRVVGQDGSPSGRKEFLCWNTPYKDPGDPASGRGNAALECAKLFCQMILRGVRVIAFCRVRAQCEVLIGTVRQELERLGRGEIANRVMGYRGGYTAQDRRKIESEMFEGKLLGIVATTALELGVDIGTLDCVITWGFPYTISNLRQQSGRAGRRNKDSLSILVGDSFATDQHYMNNPDELFTKPNAALQVDLDNMLVKEGHIQCAAYELPIRPDVDSVYFGPDLAEICSTRLLHDPLTNFYHTADRFRPQPSKFVSIRDTEEDHFAIVDTTHNRNIVLEELEASRATFTLYDGAIFLHQGLTYLVRDFNPSTKIARVERVKVSWTTKQRDYTDIDPIETEALKPLSPAAQAFYGSIRITQTVFGFFKVDSKTNKILDAVAVDNPPVVRFTKGMWIDIPPLALSILTSRQLHVAGAIHAAQHALMSLIPNFVVSLPGDVRTECKNPLKELVSKRETKRKRPARLTFYDAKGGEGGSGINTKAFEHVEMLVRQALQRVERCECTRVQGCPECVASEYCKEGNEVVSKVGCGVVLKCLLGEEVDVEGLPMGPEEGVVAGIETVVRAEPVRLKRRGELNKGRGEVVVDGGSGDSRGMACGDGG; this is encoded by the coding sequence ATGCCATCAGGAGACGGGGATAACCCCCAGAGCAGCGGGGCTCTGAAAAGGAAACGAGGCCGGCCTCCAAAAGCTGTTGCTGAAGAAGCgactccatctccatcaccatcaccatcatcatcaccaccaccaggatCAGACCTTAATgacaccaaaccaccaccaccaccatcatcatcaccatcaccaccaccaaaacgaAAACGCCAACTCAAATCCAAACGGTCATCGCCCCCAGAAGAGGCCGACagacccctcccctcctacTTCCAACACCTCGCCAAGCTTCACTCCGCCCTCAGCCTCGTGTcgaccttcctctccacccacagccagcacctccccccgACGTTGGCCAACCTGTCAAAGGCCCTGGCGGCAAAAGGGCTCGTCCCATCCGTGGAAGACATCGCCTCTTTGAAGGTGGTAACGCCTGGGAGCATCAGGTTCGAGTATGTTGATTACACTTCACTCTTGCTAGAGGCTCGGGGGTTTGAAAAGGAGGATCTTTTCCGGTCGTCGTCCGGGGTTGCGAGCTTACCTGGGGAGGATTTGGCAGAGGGGGATGAGcgtgggggggaggtgttggttttTGAATTTGTTGAcggggggttgaagggacGGGGCAGGGCaagggaggttggtgggggggaaagggaggtgGTTATGCCGCGGTATACGGCTAAGCAGTTGATGGGGGTCGTGGAGAGGCGGGGGGAGAAGTTTAAACGGGCGATGCAGGAGTTTCTGAGGGGGTgtgaggaggcgggggttgATCCTGTcttgagggtggagggggagagggttttgCCGGAGAGGAGTGCTGAacgggagaggaagagggagacgaCGTTGCCGGAAACGATACCGAAGGAACGGAAACCAATACcggagattgtggaggagttgaaggggttggggtggtacACCGGGCAGATTGTGCCTGACGGCCACAGGGTTTTCGAGGCGCaggagggggtgtgtggGGAGCTGGAGTTCTTGTTGAGTCAGGATTTGGTGAACGCGTTGTATAACGCGAGAGGGATCACGGGTTTCTACTCGCATCAGGCGGAGGCGATCAATGCGTTGAACGCGGGGTACGATGTTGTTGTATCGACGTCGACAAGCTCGGGAAAGAGTTTGATATATCAGTTGCCGGTTCTGCATGCTCTGGAGAGGGACCCGTTGACGAGGGCGATGTATATTTTTCCAACTAAGGCTCTTGCGCAGGAtcagaggaggagtttgcaGGAGCTGATGGGGTACATGCCTACCCTTcaggggatgatggtggagacGTTTGACGGGGATACGCCGTTTGAGATGAGGAATAGGAtacaggaggaggcgagggttgTTTTTACGAATCCGGATATGCTGCACCTGGCCATCTTGCCTCGGGAGGAGAAGTGGAGGAGCTTTTTGCAGAATCTGAGGTTTGTGGTTGTGGATGAGCTGCATGTGTACAATGGGCTGATGGGGAGTCATGTGGCGTATGTtatgaggaggttgaggaggatatgTGCTGCTTTGGGGAACAGGCATGAGCTGAGGTTTGTGAGCTGTTCGGCTACTGTGGCTAATCCGGGGGGGCATTTTGGGACGATatttgggattggggagggcaAGGTTAGGGTGGTGGGGCAGGATGGGAGTCCGAgtgggaggaaggagttTTTATGTTGGAATACGCCGTACAAGGACCCTGGGGATCCGgcgagcgggagggggaatGCGGCGTTGGAGTGCGCAAAGTTGTTTTGCCAGATgattttgaggggggtgagggttatTGCCTTTTGTCGGGTGAGGGCGCAGTGTGAGGTGTTGATTGGGACGGTGAGGCAAGAGTTGGAAcggcttgggaggggggagattgCAAACCGGGTGATGGGGTATAGGGGTGGCTATACGGCTCAGGACAGGAGGAAGATTGAGAGTGAGATGTTTGAGGGGAAATTGCTTGGGATTGTAGCGACCACGGCATTGGAACTAGGAGTAGATATCGGCACCCTAGACTGCGTCATCACCTGGGGCTTCCCATACACAATATCCAACCTCCGACAGCAGAGCGGGCGAGCAGGCAGAAGAAACAAggactccctctccatcctaGTGGGCGACAGCTTCGCAACAGACCAGCACTACATGAACAACCCAGATGAGCTCTTCACCAAACCCAACGCGGCCCTCCAAGTGGACCTGGACAACATGCTTGTCAAAGAAGGCCACATCCAATGCGCCGCCTACGAGCTCCCGATCCGTCCCGACGTCGACTCGGTCTACTTTGGTCCTGACCTTGCCGAAATATGCAGcactcgcctcctccacgaccCCCTAACCAATTTCTACCACACGGCCGACCGCTTccgcccccaaccctccaagTTCGTCTCCATCCGCGACACAGAAGAAGACCACTTTGCCATCGTGGACACAACCCACAACCGCAACATCGTCCTCGAAGAACTCGAAGCCTCCCGGGCGACCTTTACCTTGTATGAcggcgccatcttcctccatcAAGGCTTGACGTACCTAGTCCGGgacttcaacccctccaccaaaatcGCCCGCGTGGAGAGGGTAAAGGTCTCCTGGACAACCAAACAGAGGGACTACACCGACATCGACCCCATCGAGACCGAAGCCCTCAagcccctctcccccgctGCTCAGGCATTCTACGGCTCCATCCGCATCACTCAGACAGTGTTTGGCTTCTTCAAAGTCGACTCCAAGACGAACAAGATACTGGACGCTGTTGCGGTTGATAACCCGCCTGTGGTGAGGTTCACAAAGGGAATGTGGATCGATATCCCGCCCCTCGCTCTCTCCATCTTGACATCGCGACAGCTGCACGTTGCGGGAGCTATCCATGCTGCTCAGCACGCTTTGATGTCCCTGATACCGAACTTTGTCGTATCCCTTCCGGGCGACGTCCGTACCGAGTGTAAGAACCCGTTGAAGGAGCTCGTCTCCAAGCGGGAGACCAAACGgaagaggccggcgaggCTGACGTTTTATGATGCcaagggtggggagggagggtcGGGGATCAATACAAAGGCTTTTGAACATGTCGAGATGTTGGTTCGGCAGGCGTTGcagagggtggagaggtgcGAGTGTACACGGGTGCAGGGGTGTCCGGAGTGTGTGGCTAGTGAGTATTGTAAGGAAGGGAACGAGGTTGTGAGCAAGGTTGGGTGTGGGGTTGTGCTGAAGTgtttgttgggggaggaggtagatGTCGAAGGACTGCCGATggggccggaggagggggtagtGGCGGGGATtgagacggtggtgagggctgAGCCGGTGAGGCTtaagaggaggggggagctcAacaaggggagaggggaggttgtggtggatgggggtaGTGGTGATAGTCGGGGTATGGCTTGTGGAGATggcggatga